The following coding sequences are from one Polyodon spathula isolate WHYD16114869_AA chromosome 45, ASM1765450v1, whole genome shotgun sequence window:
- the LOC121305997 gene encoding gonadotropin subunit beta-like, with protein sequence MPASLPLLLLFSALSLSHSSSLRPCEPVNETISAENEECPKCLLIQTSICSGSCRNKDPVFKSTLSSAPQHVCTYKDLRFVTVTLPDCPPRVDPHFTFPVALSCECSLCRMESSDCTIQSLGPSDCMSGELVILSY encoded by the exons atgccagcctccctgcctctcctcctcctcttctctgctctctcactgtctcactcctCCTCTCTGCGCCCATGTGAGCCGGTGAACGAGACGATCTCTGCGGAGAATGAGGAATGTCCAAAGTGCCTCCTCATCCAGACATCTATCTGCAGCGGGTCCTGTCGCAATAAG GACCCCGTATTCAAATCCACGCTCTCCTCGGCCCCGCAGCATGTCTGCACCTATAAGGATCTTCGCTTCGTGACGGTGACTCTGCCTGACTGCCCCCCCCGTGTCGACCCCCACTTCACCTTCCCGGTGGCGCTGAGCTGCGAGTGCAGCCTGTGCAGAATGGAGTCCTCGGACTGTACCATTCAGAGTTTAGGGCCGTCCGACTGCATGAGCGGGGAGCTCGTCATACTGAGCTACTGA
- the ruvbl2 gene encoding ruvB-like 2 isoform X2, translated as MRGRGAELSGSAVCPLLVSSSMAASTATTKVPEVRDVTRMERIGAHSHIRGLGLDDALEPRQVSQGMVGQLAARRAAGVILEMIKEGKISGRAVLIAGQPGTGKTAIAMGMAQALGLDTPFTAMAGSEIFSLEMSKTEALTQAFRRSIGVRIKEETEIIEGEVVEIQIDRPATGTGSKVGKLTLKTTEMETIYDLGTKMIESLSKEKVQAGDVITIDKATGKISKLGRSFTRARDYDAMGAQMKFVQCPDGELQKRKEVVHTVTLHEIDVINSRTQGFLALFSGDTGEIKSEVREQINAKVAEWREEGKAEIIPGVLFIDEVHMLDIECFSFLNRALESDTAPVLIMATNRGITRIRGTNYQSPHGIPIDLLDRLLIISTTPYNEKETKQILKIRCEEEDVEMNDDAYTVLTRIGLETSLRYSIQLITAASLVCRKRKGSEVQVDDIKRVYSLFLDECRSTQYMKEYHDAFMFNEISSQMDTS; from the exons ATGCGCGGGAGAGGGGCGGAACTGTCCGGCAGCGCGGTTTGTCCGCTGCTTGTTTCCAGCAGCATGGCGGCGTCG ACAGCAACCACAAAGGTGCCAGAGGTTCGAGATGTCACTCGAATGGAGAGGATCG gagctcACTCTCATATCAGAGGGCTGGGTCTGGATGATGCTCTGGAGCCGAGACAG gtctccCAGGGCATGGTGGGGCAGCTGGCAGCGAGGCGGGCGGCTGGAGTGATCCTGGAGATGATCAAAGAGGGAAAAATCTCAGGAAGAGCCGTGCTGATAGCAGGACAGCCAGGAACCGGGAAAACAGCCATCGCCATGg GAATGGCTCAGGCTCTGGGTTTGGACACTCCCTTCACTGCGATGGCTGGCAGCGAAATCTTCAGTCTGGAGATGAGCAAGACTGAGGCTCTGACACAGGCCTTCCGACGAAGCATCGGAGTCCGAATCAA GGAGGAGACAGAGATTATCGAGGGGGAGGTGGTGGAGATTCAGATCGACAGGCCGGCTACAGGAACG GGTTCGAAGGTTGGGAAGCTGACTCTGAAAACCACGGAGATGGAGACGATCTATGACCTCGGAACCAAAATGATAGAATCCCTGAGCAAAGAGAAAGTGCAGGCTGG aGATGTGATCACGATTGATAAAGCCACGGGGAAGATCAGCAAGCTGGGCCGGTCGTTCACCAGAGCGAGAGACTACGATGCCATGGGAgcgcag atgAAGTTTGTTCAGTGTCCGGACGGGGAGCTCCAGAAGAGGAAGGAGGTTGTTCACACAGTGACCCTGCATGAGATCGACGTGATTAATAGCAGAACACAGGGCTTCCTCGCCCTCTTCTCGG GAGACACGGGGGAGATCAAGTCGGAGGTTCGAGAGCAAATCAACGCCAAGGTGGcggagtggagagaggaggggaaAGCAGAGATCATAccaggg gTCCTCTTTATCGATGAGGTTCATATGCTGGATATCGAGTGCTTCTCCTTCCTGAATCGAGCTCTGGAGAGTGACACGGCTCCTGTACTGATCATGGCAACAAACAGAGGAATCACCCG aattcGTGGCACCAACTACCAGTCCCCCCACGGGATCCCAATAGACCTGCTGGACCGACTGCTGATCATCTCGACGACACCCTACAACGAGAAAGAGACCAAACAGATTCTCAAGATCCG tTGTGAAGAGGAGGATGTAGAGATGAATGATGATGCTTACACAGTTCTCACTCGTATTGGTCTTGAGACGTCTCTGAGATACTCCATCCAGCTCATCACTGCTGCCAGCCTGGTGTGCAGGAAGCGCAAG ggcTCAGAGGTGCAGGTTGATGATATCAAGCGTGTTTACTCTCTGTTCCTGGATGAGTGTCGATCCACTCAGTACATGAAGGAGTATCACGATGCATTCATGTTCAATGAGATCA GCTCTCAGATGGACACTTCGTAA
- the ruvbl2 gene encoding ruvB-like 2 isoform X1, which produces MRGRGAELSGSAVCPLLVSSSMAASTATTKVPEVRDVTRMERIGAHSHIRGLGLDDALEPRQVSQGMVGQLAARRAAGVILEMIKEGKISGRAVLIAGQPGTGKTAIAMGMAQALGLDTPFTAMAGSEIFSLEMSKTEALTQAFRRSIGVRIKEETEIIEGEVVEIQIDRPATGTGSKVGKLTLKTTEMETIYDLGTKMIESLSKEKVQAGDVITIDKATGKISKLGRSFTRARDYDAMGAQMKFVQCPDGELQKRKEVVHTVTLHEIDVINSRTQGFLALFSGDTGEIKSEVREQINAKVAEWREEGKAEIIPGVLFIDEVHMLDIECFSFLNRALESDTAPVLIMATNRGITRIRGTNYQSPHGIPIDLLDRLLIISTTPYNEKETKQILKIRCEEEDVEMNDDAYTVLTRIGLETSLRYSIQLITAASLVCRKRKGSEVQVDDIKRVYSLFLDECRSTQYMKEYHDAFMFNEIKGSQMDTS; this is translated from the exons ATGCGCGGGAGAGGGGCGGAACTGTCCGGCAGCGCGGTTTGTCCGCTGCTTGTTTCCAGCAGCATGGCGGCGTCG ACAGCAACCACAAAGGTGCCAGAGGTTCGAGATGTCACTCGAATGGAGAGGATCG gagctcACTCTCATATCAGAGGGCTGGGTCTGGATGATGCTCTGGAGCCGAGACAG gtctccCAGGGCATGGTGGGGCAGCTGGCAGCGAGGCGGGCGGCTGGAGTGATCCTGGAGATGATCAAAGAGGGAAAAATCTCAGGAAGAGCCGTGCTGATAGCAGGACAGCCAGGAACCGGGAAAACAGCCATCGCCATGg GAATGGCTCAGGCTCTGGGTTTGGACACTCCCTTCACTGCGATGGCTGGCAGCGAAATCTTCAGTCTGGAGATGAGCAAGACTGAGGCTCTGACACAGGCCTTCCGACGAAGCATCGGAGTCCGAATCAA GGAGGAGACAGAGATTATCGAGGGGGAGGTGGTGGAGATTCAGATCGACAGGCCGGCTACAGGAACG GGTTCGAAGGTTGGGAAGCTGACTCTGAAAACCACGGAGATGGAGACGATCTATGACCTCGGAACCAAAATGATAGAATCCCTGAGCAAAGAGAAAGTGCAGGCTGG aGATGTGATCACGATTGATAAAGCCACGGGGAAGATCAGCAAGCTGGGCCGGTCGTTCACCAGAGCGAGAGACTACGATGCCATGGGAgcgcag atgAAGTTTGTTCAGTGTCCGGACGGGGAGCTCCAGAAGAGGAAGGAGGTTGTTCACACAGTGACCCTGCATGAGATCGACGTGATTAATAGCAGAACACAGGGCTTCCTCGCCCTCTTCTCGG GAGACACGGGGGAGATCAAGTCGGAGGTTCGAGAGCAAATCAACGCCAAGGTGGcggagtggagagaggaggggaaAGCAGAGATCATAccaggg gTCCTCTTTATCGATGAGGTTCATATGCTGGATATCGAGTGCTTCTCCTTCCTGAATCGAGCTCTGGAGAGTGACACGGCTCCTGTACTGATCATGGCAACAAACAGAGGAATCACCCG aattcGTGGCACCAACTACCAGTCCCCCCACGGGATCCCAATAGACCTGCTGGACCGACTGCTGATCATCTCGACGACACCCTACAACGAGAAAGAGACCAAACAGATTCTCAAGATCCG tTGTGAAGAGGAGGATGTAGAGATGAATGATGATGCTTACACAGTTCTCACTCGTATTGGTCTTGAGACGTCTCTGAGATACTCCATCCAGCTCATCACTGCTGCCAGCCTGGTGTGCAGGAAGCGCAAG ggcTCAGAGGTGCAGGTTGATGATATCAAGCGTGTTTACTCTCTGTTCCTGGATGAGTGTCGATCCACTCAGTACATGAAGGAGTATCACGATGCATTCATGTTCAATGAGATCA AAGGCTCTCAGATGGACACTTCGTAA
- the LOC121305871 gene encoding myosin-4-like: MPKYSWQFCWSGRKAPDKSRARASLQHRCENIHTVFQTVTVKEDDVLPMNLLPPKYDKIEDMAMMTHLNEATVLYNLKERFAAWMIYTYSGLFCVTVNPYKWLPVYDQSCVDAYRGKKRMEAPPHIFSVSDNADQFICACFWIFGKGLTSPRDEISLR; this comes from the exons ATGCCCAAATACAGCTGGCAGTTTTGCTGGAGTGGCAGGAAAGCTCCTGATAAAAGCCGAGCCCGAGCCAGCCTCCAGCACCGGTGCGAGAACATCCATACTGTG TTTCAGACCGTCACCGTTAAGGAGGACGATGTCTTGCCCATGAACCTCCTCCCCCCCAAGTACGATAAGATTGAGGACATGGCCATGATGACCCACCTCAATGAAGCCACTGTGCTGTATAACCTCAAAGAgcgttttgcagcgtggatgatCTAC ACTTACTCCGGGCTGTTTTGCGTTACTGTGAATCCATACAAGTGGCTTCCAGTGTACGACCAGTCTTGTGTTGATGCATACAGAGGCAAGAAGCGCATGGAGGCTCCCCCACACATCTTCTCTGTCTCTGACAATGCCGATCAGTTCAT CTGCGCGTGCTTTTGGATTTTTGGAAAAGGATTAACTTCACCAAGAGACGAAATATCCTTGCGGTGA